A window of the Balaenoptera acutorostrata chromosome 13, mBalAcu1.1, whole genome shotgun sequence genome harbors these coding sequences:
- the LOC103010250 gene encoding myosin regulatory light polypeptide 9 isoform X1, whose product MDLTATMSSKRAKTKTTKKRPQRATSNVFAMFDQSQIQEFKEAFNMIDQNRDGFIDKEDLHDMLASLGKNPTDEYLDAMMNEAPGPINFTMFLTMFGEKLNGTDPEDVIRNAFACFDEEATGTIQEDYLRELLTTMGDRFTDEEVDELYREAPIDKKGNFNYIEFTRILKHGAKDKDD is encoded by the exons ATG GATTTAACCGCCACCATGTCGAGCAAAAGAGCAAAGACCAAGACCACCAAGAAGCGCCCCCAACGCGCAACCTCCAATGTGTTTGCCATGTTTGACCAGTCACAGATTCAGGAGTTCAAGGAGGCCTTCAACATGATCGATCAGAACAGAGATGGTTTCATCGACAAGGAAGACTTGCATGATATGCTTGCCTCCCTGG GGAAAAATCCAACTGATGAGTATCTGGACGCCATGATGAACGAGGCTCCAGGTCCCATAAATTTTACCATGTTTCTCACGATGTTTGGTGAAAAGTTAAATGGCACCGATCCAGAAGATGTCATCAGAAACGCTTTTGCTTGCTTTGATGAAGAAGCAACTG gCACCATTCAGGAGGATTACCTGAGAGAGCTGCTGACCACAATGGGAGATcggtttacagatgaggaagtggacGAGCTGTACAGAGAAGCACCTATTGACAAAAAGGGGAATTTCAATTACATTGAGTTCACACGCATCCTTAAACATGGAGCGAAAGACAAAGATGACTGA
- the LOC103010250 gene encoding myosin regulatory light polypeptide 9 isoform X2: MSSKRAKTKTTKKRPQRATSNVFAMFDQSQIQEFKEAFNMIDQNRDGFIDKEDLHDMLASLGKNPTDEYLDAMMNEAPGPINFTMFLTMFGEKLNGTDPEDVIRNAFACFDEEATGTIQEDYLRELLTTMGDRFTDEEVDELYREAPIDKKGNFNYIEFTRILKHGAKDKDD; encoded by the exons ATGTCGAGCAAAAGAGCAAAGACCAAGACCACCAAGAAGCGCCCCCAACGCGCAACCTCCAATGTGTTTGCCATGTTTGACCAGTCACAGATTCAGGAGTTCAAGGAGGCCTTCAACATGATCGATCAGAACAGAGATGGTTTCATCGACAAGGAAGACTTGCATGATATGCTTGCCTCCCTGG GGAAAAATCCAACTGATGAGTATCTGGACGCCATGATGAACGAGGCTCCAGGTCCCATAAATTTTACCATGTTTCTCACGATGTTTGGTGAAAAGTTAAATGGCACCGATCCAGAAGATGTCATCAGAAACGCTTTTGCTTGCTTTGATGAAGAAGCAACTG gCACCATTCAGGAGGATTACCTGAGAGAGCTGCTGACCACAATGGGAGATcggtttacagatgaggaagtggacGAGCTGTACAGAGAAGCACCTATTGACAAAAAGGGGAATTTCAATTACATTGAGTTCACACGCATCCTTAAACATGGAGCGAAAGACAAAGATGACTGA